A genome region from Vulpes lagopus strain Blue_001 chromosome 7, ASM1834538v1, whole genome shotgun sequence includes the following:
- the LOC121496014 gene encoding plasmalemma vesicle-associated protein has protein sequence MGLPVEHGGAYARAGGSPRGCWYYLRYFFLFVSLIQFLIILGLVLFMVYGNVHVSTESNLQATERRAEGLYSQVVGLTASQANLSKELNLTSRAKETIMQLLLNARRDLDRINASFRQCQADRVVYMNNQRYMVAIILSEKQCQEQLKETNKSCNALFLMLNQKAKTLEMEVAKEKQVCTKDKEALVLSKRVVEEQLAECGKAREQQRQERQLAEDRLQKVQTLCLPLDKDKFETELRNLWRDSIIPRTLDTMSYNLYHPLGSEITSIRRSCDHMPTLMSTKVEELARSLRAGIERVARENADIQRQKLEVEQALKASQEAKEKLEKEAQAREAKLQAECARQTQLALEEKATLRKERDTLAKELEEKKRDAEQLRMQLAVSNSALDTCIKAKSQPIPIPRPAGPAPNPQPIDPAGLEEFKRRILESQRPPAANAVAPSSG, from the exons ATGGGCCTGCCGGTGGAGCACGGAGGAGCCTACGCgcgggcagggggcagccccCGGGGCTGCTGGTACTACCTGCGCTACTTTTTCCTTTTCGTGTCGCTCATCCAGTTTCTCATCATCCTGGGCCTCGTCCTCTTCATGGTCTACGGCAACGTGCATGTGAGCACAGAATCCAACCTGCAGGCCACCGAGCGCCGGGCCGAGGGCCTGTACAGCCAGGTCGTGGGGCTCACGGCCTCCCAGGCCAACCTGTCCAAGGAGCTCAACCTCACCTCCCGCGCCAAGGAGACCATCATGCAATTGCTGCTGAATGCCCGCCGCGACCTGGACCGGATCAACGCCAGCTTCCGCCAGTGCCAGGCTGACCGG GTGGTCTACATGAACAACCAGCGGTACATGGTGGCCATCATCTTGAGTGAAAAGCAGTGCCAAGAACAACTTAAGGAGACCAACAAGAGCTGTAATG CCCTTTTCCTCATGCTGAACCAGAAGGCCAAGACGCTGGAAATGGAGGTGGCAAAGGAGAAGCAAGTGTGCACTAAAGACAAGGAGGCGCTGGTGCTGAGCAAGCGCGTGGTGGAGGAGCAGCTGGCCGAGTGTGGCAAGGCCCGGGAGCAGCAGCGGCAGGAGCGACAGCTGGCTGAGGATCGCTTGCAAAAGGTGCAGACCCTCTGCCTCCCGCTGGACAAGGACAAGTTTGAGACGGAGCTGCGTAACCTCTGGAGGGACTCCATTATCCCACGCACCCTGGACACCATGAGCTATAATCTGTACCATCCTCTGGGCTCAGAAATAACCTCCATCCGGAGAAGCTGCGACCACATGCCCACCCTCATGAGCACCAAGGTGGAGGAGCTGGCCCGGAGCCTGCGGGCCGGCATAGAGCGTGTGGCCCGCGAGAACGCGGACATCCAGCGCCAGAAGTTGGAGGTTGAGCAGGCCCTGAAGGCAAGTCAGGAGGCCAAGGAGAAGTTGGAGAAGGAGGCCCAGGCCCGGGAGGCCAAGCTCCAGGCTGAATGCGCCCGGCAGACACAGCTAGCGCTGGAGGAGAAGGCAACGCTGCGGAAGGAGAGAGACACCCTGGCGAAGGAGCTGGAGGAGAAGAAGCGGGACGCAGAGCAGCTCAGAATGCAGCTGGCCGTCAGCAACTCCGCCTTGGACACCTGCATCAAGGCCAAG TCACAGCCGATACCTATACCAAGACCTGCGggccctgcccccaacccccagcccatCG ACCCAGCTGGCCTGGAGGAATTCAAGAgaaggatcctggagtcccagaggcCCCCTGCAGCCAATGCTGTAGCCCCATCCAG